The Henckelia pumila isolate YLH828 chromosome 2, ASM3356847v2, whole genome shotgun sequence genome includes a window with the following:
- the LOC140883619 gene encoding stemmadenine O-acetyltransferase-like: protein MLYMESIEIEVISNETIKPSAPTPESLCMYPLSFLDQLSPSTFMPLVYFYAKDGKISNAERSKALKSSLSQVLTTFYPMSGRVKDDELHVFCNDQGVPFIEAIANCKLSEVIKSPVPRELNKFHAYQLWDAREYHIVMAVQVTFFRCHGMAVGLLINHRIADALSFFMFANAWAAAARNEYDDMPRPIFESAAVIFPARQDVAMYRRGMMLQEELVCKIFTFPASKISILRDRYADTTDNVFTKPRRPTRVEALSAFIWSRFIVAKELKLPDPNKMFTVLHAVNLRTRMDPPLSEYYFGNICCFTIATPNMEGSDSDQAAGRQLVQQIRESIRGVNGEYIEKLREGEQYLNFLKKRATQCYKNELVTLNFTSLCRFPLYEADFGWGKPVLVGSASLTYKNIVTFLDTPSGEGIEAWICMTKQDMEKFEEDFELKDFLSVKTAGG from the exons atgttatacaTGGAGTCAATTGAAATTGAAGTGATCTCCAATGAAACCATCAAACCCTCTGCTCCAACGCCAGAATCCTTATGCATGTACCCGCTTTCGTTTCTTGATCAGTTATCCCCGTCTACTTTCATGCCACTCGTTTATTTTTACGCAAAAGACGGCAAAATTTCGAATGCTGAGAGATCCAAGGCATTGAAGTCGTCTTTATCCCAGGTCCTCACGACGTTTTACCCCATGTCGGGTCGTGTAAAAGATGATGAGCTGCATGTATTCTGCAACGACCAAGGTGTACCATTTATTGAAGCTATAGCAAACTGCAAGCTTTCGGAAGTGATTAAAAGTCCTGTTCCTAGGGAACTAAACAAGTTTCATGCATATCAATTGTGGGATGCTAGAGAATATCATATTGTCATGGCTGTCCAGGTTACCTTCTTTAGATGCCATGGAATGGCAGTTGGATTGCTGATCAATCATAGAATAGCAGATGCTTTGTCATTCTTTATGTTCGCAAACGCCTGGGCAGCGGCTGCACGGAACGAGTATGATGACATGCCACGCCCAATATTTGAGTCTGCAGCTGTCATCTTTCCAGCCAGACAAGACGTTGCAATGTACAGGCGAGGAATGATGCTGCAGGAAGAGTTGGTTTGTAAGATTTTTACATTCCCCGCTTCCAAGATTTCCATTCTCCGAGATAG GTATGCCGACACTACCGACAATGTGTTCACAAAGCCGCGGCGGCCCACGAGGGTTGAGGCCCTCTCAGCCTTCATATGGAGTCGTTTCATTGTAGCAAAAGAACTTAAATTACCCGACCCAAACAAGATGTTCACCGTGCTCCATGCTGTTAACCTGCGGACTCGGATGGATCCACCCTTGTCAGAGTACTATTTTGGAAACATATGCTGCTTCACTATAGCCACACCCAACATGGAAGGCTCTGACTCCGACCAAGCAGCTGGCCGCCAGCTTGTGCAGCAAATACGCGAATCCATCAGAGGCGTGAATGGAGAGTACATAGAAAAGCTAAGGGAGGGTGAACAGTACTTGAACTTCCTCAAAAAACGAGCCACACAATGCTATAAAAATGAGCTGGTAACACTTAACTTCACTAGCTTGTGCAGGTTTCCACTGTATGAAGCTGATTTTGGGTGGGGCAAGCCAGTTTTGGTTGGATCGGCTAGCTTGACATATAAGAATATTGTGACTTTTCTTGATACCCCGTCGGGTGAAGGGATTGAGGCCTGGATTTGTATGACGAAACAAGACATGGAAAAGTTTGAAGAAGATTTCGAGTTGAAAGATTTTCTTTCTGTTAAAACTGCAGGTGGGTGA